A window of the Thermoproteales archaeon genome harbors these coding sequences:
- a CDS encoding alpha/beta hydrolase, with amino-acid sequence MKEEFVSFYNKGERIVGTFHIPENLPAPVIVMCHGFTGHRIEAHRLFVLAAREFCRDGFAVLRFDFRGSGESEGLFESVTVSGEVSDLIAAMDWLYARKEVSKEKLGVVGLSLGGVVAILTASRDERIKAVCTWSAPADFRELILMGATRRIFGGTEVDELFSREFIELPSGYRIRKSFLVDLFKHDILGNVAKISPRPLLIVHGTNDQLVPLSQAEKLYMAAEKPKEKYFIKGADHTFNRWDWQWQVINYTLNWFSKNLIVP; translated from the coding sequence TTGAAAGAAGAGTTTGTATCTTTCTATAATAAAGGTGAAAGAATAGTAGGAACATTTCACATTCCAGAGAACTTGCCAGCTCCAGTTATAGTTATGTGTCACGGGTTCACTGGGCATAGAATTGAAGCTCATAGATTATTTGTACTTGCTGCACGCGAGTTTTGTAGAGATGGATTTGCTGTTTTACGGTTTGACTTTAGAGGTTCCGGTGAAAGCGAGGGGCTATTTGAATCTGTAACGGTATCGGGGGAGGTAAGTGATCTAATAGCAGCAATGGACTGGCTTTACGCTAGGAAAGAGGTTTCGAAGGAGAAGTTAGGTGTCGTAGGGCTTAGCTTGGGTGGTGTAGTTGCTATTTTAACAGCTTCACGCGATGAAAGAATTAAAGCAGTCTGTACTTGGAGCGCGCCGGCAGATTTCAGAGAACTTATTCTCATGGGCGCCACTAGGAGGATCTTCGGTGGTACAGAAGTTGATGAGCTATTTTCGAGAGAATTTATCGAACTGCCTTCAGGATATCGTATTAGAAAAAGTTTCCTAGTTGATTTATTTAAACACGATATCCTAGGAAACGTGGCTAAAATTTCGCCTCGACCACTACTTATAGTTCATGGTACAAATGATCAGTTAGTTCCGCTTTCACAGGCAGAGAAACTGTATATGGCAGCGGAAAAACCTAAAGAAAAATACTTTATAAAAGGCGCAGACCATACGTTCAATCGCTGGGACTGGCAATGGCAAGTTATTAACTATACCCTAAATTGGTTCTCAAAGAATCTAATTGTGCCCTAG